DNA from Amycolatopsis sp. DSM 110486:
GTCGACGCCGAGCAGAGTCCGCGCCCGCCGCACGATCGAGCGCAGCACCGCGTCCGGGTCACGCAGCCGCGCGAGGTCGCTCGCGGTGTCGAACAACGCCGTGAGCTCGGCTTCCCGCCGCTGGTGCTCGGTGAGCGTCTCGCGCACGCGCAGCGCGAGCTCGGTCGCGTCGGCGCCGGACTCGCGCGCGGCGTGCGCCAGCTGCTCGCTGCTCGCCCCGGCGGCGAGCAGCTCGAGCAACCGGCGGTAGGGATCCACACAGGTCATGCTGTCACTGAGCGCCGTTCGGCGGGAGCCTCCTCCAGCGATTCACCGCGCGTCTCCCGCGCGCCGAGCAGGGCCAGCACCGACAGCACGCACATCGCGGCGACGTAGACCGAAACCGGCAGCGTCGAGTGGTACGCCTGGAACAGCGCCACGGCGACGAGCGGTGCGATCGCGCCCGCCGCGATCGACGACAGCTGCCCGCCCACCGAAAGGCCCGTGTAGCGCACGCGGGTGGGGAACTGCTCGGCGAAGAACGCCGCCTGCGGTCCGTACATCGCGCCGTGCACCACGAGCCCGATGGTCGCCGCACCGATCACCGCGCCCGTCGTGCGCAGGTCCAGCAGCCAGAAGAAGCCGAACGCCCACGCGGCCATCCCGACCACGCCGAACAAGTACACCGGCTTGCGGCCGATCTTGTCGGAGAGCAAGCCCCACAAGGGAATCGTCACGAAGTGCATGGCCGAGGCGACCAGCACGGCGGTGAGCCCGGTCGCCTTCGGCAGGCCGAGCCCGGTGGTGACGTAGACGAGGATGAACGCCGTGATCACGTAGTACGACACGTTCTCCGCAAGCCGCGCGCCGAACGTCACGACCAGCCCGCGCAGGTGCCCGCGGAACACGTCGACGATCGGCGTGGCTTCCTCCTCCCCGGCCGCGGCCTTCGCGGCGAGGAACACCGGCGACTCCGCGACGGCCAGCCGCACCCACAGCCCGATCGCCACAAGCACGCCCGACAGCAGGAACGGGATGCGCCAGCCCCACGCGTTGAACGTCGCGTCGGACTGCACGGAGGCGAGGATCGCCAGCACCGCCGTGGCCAGCAGGTTCCCGGCCGGCACGCCGGTCTGCGGCCACGACGCCCAGAAACCGCGCCGGCGGTCGTCGCCGTGCTCGGACACGAGCAGCACCGCGCCACCCCACTCGCCGCCGAGCGCGAAGCCCTGCACGAGCCGCAGCAGCGTCAACAGGATCGGGGCGAGGACGCCGACCGCGCCGTACGTGGGCAGCACGCCCATGAGGAACGTCGAGCCGCCCATCATCACCAGGCTCACCACGAGCAGGCGCTTACGCCCGATGCGGTCGCCGAAGTGGCCGAACACGAGCCCGCCGACGGGTCGAGCGAGGAAGCCGACCGCGTAGGTCAGCAGTGCGAGCAGCGTGCCGGTGAGCGGGTCGGCGTTCGGGAAGAACAGCTTGTTGAACACGAGCGCGGCGGCCGAGGTGTAGAGGAAGAAGTCGTACCACTCCACGGTGGTGCCGATCAGGCTCGCGCCGACCACGCGCAGCAGGCCTGCCCGGGTTGGTGTTGTCACTGCACACTCCACTTCGTTGTGGGGACGGGGGTTCAGGCGGCCGACCAGCCGCCGTCCAGGGGCAGCGACGCGCCCGTGACGTGCCCGGCGTGCTCGCCGCACAGCCACACCACGAGGTCGGCGACGTCCGCCGGTTCGATGAGCCGTTTGATCGCCGCGCGCCGCAGCAGCACCTGCTCCACTACCTCGTCGGCATCGAGGCCGTGCTCGGCGGCCTGCGCGTCGATCTGGCCGGTGACGAGCGGCGTACGGACGTAGCCGGGATTGACGCAGTTGGACGTCACGCCGTGCTCCGCACCCTCGAGAGCGGCCACTTTGGACAGTCCCTCGAGGGCGTGTTTCGCCGTGACGTACGCGGCTTTGAACGGGCTGGCGCGCAGGCCGTGCACGCTGGAGACGTTGACGATCCGCCCCCAGCCGCGCGCGTACATCGCCGGCAGCGACCGGCGGATCAGCAGGAACGGCGCCGTCACCATCAGCGCCTGGATCCGCGCGAACTGCTCGGGCGGGAACTCGGGCAGCGCGGCCACGTGCTGGAACCCGGCGTTGTTCACGAGCACGTCCAGCTCGGCGGGCAACGCGTCGATCACCGCGGGGTCGGTGAGGTCACCGACGTGCGCCCAGCCGCCGATCTCGGCCGCGGCCGCTTCGGCACCGCGCGCGTCGAGGTCGACGATGTGCACCTTCGCCCCGGCCGCGGCCAACGCGCGAACGCAGGCGAGCCCGATTCCGCTCGCACCGCCGGTCACGAGGGCGACGCGGCCATCAAGGTCGCCCTGTGAGCTGTGACGTACCCCACTGGTCATGGGCTACGAGGTTAGGTCTCGCCCACCTCGCCGACCATGTGTCCGGCCACCACAGCCTGGCAAGATCCAGTGTGCCCGGACCACAGCCCTAACCGGCGGCGGACGAAATGCTGCGAGCCTCCCGCGCACCCGCCTCGAACGCCTCACAGCAGAACAGCAGCCACTCCCGCACCCCGTCCGTCGTCCCGGCGGCGAAGCCGGAAGCGAGCTCGACGTACTTCGGCACGCGCCGGAAGAACGCCACCTCCGGCACGGTCAGCGCCTTCGGGTCCAGGCCCGTCGCGATCATCGACAGGCGCGCCGCCGCGCGGGCGACCACGCCGTCGGCCGAGCCGAACGGGCGCAGGGCCAGCAGCTCGCCGTGCACCACGGCCGTGAGCACCGGCCCGGGCACGGACGTCGCGCCCGTGACGAGCTGGGCCAGCAGCTCCAGGCGCTCGCCTCCGGCAAGGGGCCGGCCGAGTGTGTCGGGATCTTCGACGACGTCGGCCGCGGCCAGGACGTGCAGGCGGGCCAGCGCCTGCAACGGCGCGCGCCGCCAGGTGGGCAGGAGTGGTTCCAGCGACTCGGCCACGCGCAGGGCGCCGGCGAGCAGGGGGTCGGCGACCGCGCCGTCGGCGGGCAGTTCGGGGTTCGCGCCGTCGATGCCGGCCGACGCTCGCGCGGCGCGCACCGACGCCTCGGCGGCCGTCTCCGCGCCTCCGCGCAGGTTGGCGGGCAGGCGGTGCACGGCGAACACCGCGTCCTGCGCCGCCTTGGCCGCGGCGGCGACGCCGGCGAGCTCCAGCAGCGGCTTGAGCGGGTCGCTCATGCGTCGAGCACCTGCCCGGCGCGCTTGACGACCGGCGGCAGGACCGACCACGGGAAGTTGATCCAGCGATCGGTGCGGCGCCACACGTACTCGCTGGTGACCGTCGAATGCGGCTTCTCGTAGATCACGGCACAGCGCACGTCGGCCACGTGGTCGGCGCAGAAGTCGCGCACGAGCTTGAGCGTGGCGCCGGTGTCGGCCACGTCGTCGGCGACGAGCACCCTCTTGTTGCTCAGGTCCACGACGTTCGGCACCGGCGGCAGCATCACCGGCAGATCGAGGCGCTGGTCGACGCCGGTGTAGAACTCCACGTTCATCACGTGCAGGTTCTTCACGTCCAGCGCGTAGCCCAGCGCGCCGGCGACGAAGAGCCCGCCGCGGGCGATGGAGAGGATGAGGTCGGGCTCGAAGCCGTCGGCGGCGACCTGCTCGGCGAGCTCCCTGCTGGCGGTGCCGAACAACTCCCAGGTGAGCTCTTCCCGCGCCGCGCCGTCTTCAGCCATGCCCATGCCTCTCCTAGGTCGTTCCCGCGAGCATAAGCAACCGGAAAGTGGTCTGGAGAAATGATCGAGAAATGGCTATCGGGCACGACCACTTGACGCCGTAGCTTGGGTTTCGTGAGCGACTGGAACGATCACCCGACCCTGTCCGGCACCCACGTGCGCCTCGAGCCCCTCGGCGCGGACCACGCGAAGGGCCTGTTCGAGGTCGGCCAGGATCCCGCGATCTGGGCCTGGTTGAGCATCCGGCAGTTCGAGACCTCGGCCGACGCCGAGCGGTTCGTCGAAGCCGCCACAGCCGATCCCGACCGCCGCGCATGGGCGCAGATCGACGTCGCCACCGGCCTCGTCGCCGGCACCACGTCGTACTACCAGGTCGCGGCGAAGCACCGGATCCTCTCGATCGGGCACACCTGGATCAGCCCGCGCTGGCAGCGCACCGGGCTCAACACCGAGGCCAAGTTCCTGTTGCTGCGCAACGCTTTCGAGGTGCTCGGCGCCCAGCGGGTGGCATGGGAGACCGACAGCCGCAACCTGCGCTCGCAACGCGCCATCGAGCGGCTCGGCGCGCTGCGCGAGGGCGTGCTGCGGGCCCACCGGATCCGTCCGGACGGCACTTCGCGCGACACGGTGGTGTACTCGATGACGGAAGCTGAATGGCCCGGCGCACGCGCCCGGCTGCTGGCCCGCCTCGCCTGAGGGCTCGCCCACACGGCTGCATCCTTGTCGTGAGCGGACTAACGTCGCTAGCGTGCCGTGAGCCGCGGGTTCGCACTACAGGAGGCCTTGCACCATGACCGAGCAGTCCCCAGCGCTGGACAACCTGCTCACCGAGAGCCGCACCTTCCCACCGAGCGACGAGTTCGCCGCTCAGGCCAACGCCAAGGCCGATACCTACGAGAAGGCGGACGCGGACCGGGAGCAGTTCTGGGCCGAGCAGGCCGAGCGCCTGAGCTGGGACACGAAGTGGACCCGGGTACTGGACTGGACCAATGCGCCCTTCGCGAAGTGGTTCGTCGGCGGCAAGCTCAACGTCGCCTACAACTGCGTCGACCGGCACGTCGAGTCCGGCCACGGCGACCAGGTCGCCATCCACTGGGTCGGCGAGCCCGGCGACACCCGTGACATCACCTACGCGCAGCTGAAGGACGAGGTCTCCAAAGCCGCCAACGCGCTGACCTCGCTCGGCGTGACCGCCGGCGACGTCGTGGCGATCCAGCTGCAGATGATCCCCGAGGCGATCTTCGCGATGCTCGCGTGCGCCCGCCTCGGCGCGCTGCACAACGTGGTGTTCGGCGGCTTCTCCCCGACCGCGCTGCGCGCCCGCGTGGACGACGCGTCGGCGAAGATCGTGATCACCTCCGACGGCCAGTACCGCCGCGGCAAGGCCGCCGCGATGAAGGCCAATGTGGACGAGGCGCTCGAGGGCGCCGAGACCGTGGAGAAGGTCATCGTGGTCCGCCGCACCGGCAGCGACCTCGCGGGCGAGGTGCCGTGGACCGACGGGCGCGACCTGTGGTGGCACGAGCTCGTCGACGGGCAGTCGGCCGAGCACACGCCCGAGGCGTTCGACAGCGAGCACCCGCTGTTCATCCTCTACACCTCCGGCACCACCGGGCGCCCGAAGGGCATCCTGCACACCTCCGGCGGCTACCTCACGCAGGCCGCGTACACGCACCACAACGTGTTCGACCACAAGCCGGGCGAGGACGTGTACTGGTGCACGGCCGACATCGGCTGGATCACCGGCCACAGCTACATCGTCTACGGGCCGCTGGCCAACCGCGTCACGCAGGTCGTGTACGAAGGCACGCCGAACACCCCGCACGAGGGCCGGCACTGGGAGATCGTGCAGAAGTACAAGGTCTCCATCTACTACACCGCGCCGACGCTGATCCGCACGTTCATGAAGTGGGGCGCGGAGATCCCGGCGAAGTACGACCTCACGTCGCTGCGCGTGCTCGGCAGCGTCGGCGAGCCGATCAACCCCGAGGCGTGGATCTGGTACCGCGAGACCATCGGCGCGAACAAGGCGCCGATCGTCGACACGTGGTGGCAGACCGAGACCGGCGGGATCATGATCTCGCCGCTGCCGGGCGTCACGTCCACCAAGCCGGGTTCGGCCCAGCGCGCGCTGCCGGGCATCTCGGCGAAGGTCGTGGACGACCAGGGCAACGAGGTCGGCAAGGGCGGCGGCGGGTACCTGGTGCTCGACAAGCCGTGGCCGGGCATGCTGCGCGGCGTGTGGGGCGACGAGGAGCGCTTCCGCGAGACGTACTGGTCGCGCTTCGCCGCCCAGGGCTTCTACTTCGCCGGCGACGGCGCCAAGTACGACGCCGACGGTGACATCTGGCTGCTCGGCCGCGTCGACGACGTGATGAACGTGTCGGGCCACCGCATCTCGACCACCGAGGTCGAGTCGGCGCTGGTCTCGCACCCGACGGTGGCCGAGGCGGCCGTGGTCGGCGCGACCGACCCGACGACCGGGCAGGGCATCGTGGCGTTCGTGATCCTGCGCGGCAACGCCGTCGATGGTGGTGACGAGGCCGTGCAGGAGCTGCGCAACCACGTCGCGAAGGAGATCGGCCCGATCGCGAAGCCGCGCCAGATCATGGTCGTGCCGGAGCTGCCGAAGACGCGCTCGGGCAAGATCATGCGCCGCCTGCTGCGCGACGTCGCGGAGAACCGGGCGATCGGCGACGTCACGACGCTCGCGGACTCGTCGGTGATGGACCTGATCTCCTCCGGCCTGCAGTCGGGCAAGGAGGAGTAGGCACCGCGAGGTAGGTTCTGTCCGCGAGGAAGGGGCTCTCCCGCCGGGAGGGCCCCTTTCCTGCTGACTACCCCGAATGGCGGACATCGAACGCATGTTCTAAGATGTGCCGCTGTACCCACCCCAGATCCGGGCAAGGAGACGACACGAATGACCGTGGAAGCCTTGACGCACGACGAGGACACCGCGGCCGAAGCGGCGACGACCGAGGCAGCCGCTGCCTCGGCGCAGGCCGCCGACGCCCCGGAGGTCACCGAGCCCACTGAGACCACTGCCTCACCTGCGTCGTCTTCCGATTCAGACGAGGCCGCCCCGGCCGCTGAAGAGGCGCCGAAGCCGAAGCGCGGCCGGCCGAAGGCCGCCGCGTCCACCGCGAAGAAGACCCGCACGGTGGAGCTCATCCTCACCGTCACCGGCACGGCCGACGGCGAGTGGCAGGCCGAGCTCAAGAACGGCAGCAAGTGGGTCGCGAAGGGCCTGGAGATCCCGGCCGCCGCCGTCTCGCGCGCGGCGAAGGAGCTGCACGCGGACCTGTCGGGCCCGATCGACGAGGTCATCAACCAGGCCCGCGAGGCGCAGGCCGCGAAGGTCGCGCAGCTTGAGGCCGAGCTGGAAGCCGCCAAGGCGGCCCTGGCGGAGCTCGACGCCTGAGTTCTTGTTCCGCGAAAAGGCCCGGCATTCTTTGCCGGGCTTTTTTCACGCCAGGGGCGAGTTTTTCGGCAGCGGCGCTTTGAACTCGAGCCAGCGACTGTCCACAATGGCGTGAACTTGGTGGTCGACTCCGCGCGGGTGGACCACGGTGTCGCCGGGGCCGAACTCTCCCGGCACGCCCCCGACCACACCGGACAGCCGACCTTCGAGCACGTAGATGACGCTGTCGTGGTCGTGACTGTGCACAGGCGACCCGACGCCGGCCGGGTAGCGGATCTCGTACACGAGCCCGTGCGCGGCGCGTTCTCTCTCGCGGACGAAGGCGGTGCCGCCGGTCAGCTGTCGCCCTTCCACAGTGGACACTTCGAGCCATTCGCTCATTCCGCCGCCTTCCGGGCACCTCGGGCACTCCCGCCACCAGCAACATATACTCCATGTATACAACGGCCATCGCAAGACTCCCGGAGGTTCCCGGCGCACTTCACCCTTCGAGACGGTTCCGAAATCACCACGCCCGTCCACACCCTGCTCAACGCCGGGTACGCCGGCCGCAGCCAGGACGACGTGGCGGCGCACGTGAAGGAGCTGGCGGAGCTCGGCGTGCCCGCGCCTTCGGTGACGCCGGCGCTGTACCCGGTGGCGCCGTACCTCGCGCAGCAGGCCGGCGCCGATCGGCTGACATTCAAAGGATAGGCACAATTAAATAAGGAAACCCTTCCTTGATGTAATTCACTGGACAGAGGCGCTCGCCCGAATTTCGTGTTTCACTATTCCCGTGACCGAAACGGTGGACGCGACTGATTCCCACTCGCACGAGCCCCACGACGACCTTGGCGGCAAGCTGAACTGGCTGCGCGCCGGTGTTCTCGGGGCCAACGACGGGATCGTGTCCGTCGCGGGCATCGTGGTAGGCGTCGCAGGGGCGACCACGAGCCGCACCGCGATCCTCACCGCCGGAATTGCCGGACTGGTGGCCGGTGCGTTTTCGATGGCCGGTGGGGAATACGTGAGCGTGAGCACGCAGCGCGACACCGAACGCGCGTTGCTGCAGCTCGAGAAGCAAGAGCTGAAAGCGATGCCCGAGGCCGAGGAACGCGAGCTCGCCGAGATCTACGAGGGCAAGGGCCTGTCCCGGGAACTCGCCGCGGAGGTCGCGCGCGAGCTGACCCGCAAGGACGCGTTCCACGCCCACGCCGAGGCCGAACTGGGCATCGACCCGGACAACCTCACCAACCCGTGGCAGGCGGCCTGGGCTTCGCTGATCGCGTTCTCCGTCGGCGCGCTGCTGCCGCTGCTGTCCATCGCCTGGACGGCGGTGCCGGAGCGCGTGTGGGCGTGCGCGCTGGCCGTGGTCGTGGGCCTCACGCTCACCGGCTTCGTGAGCGCGCGCCTGGGCAACGCGCAGGTGGGGCGCGCGATCGCGCGCAACGTGGGCGTCGGCGCCCTCACCATGCTCGTCACCTACTTCGTGGGAGTGCTGTTCGGCACCACGATCGGCTAGCAGCTAGTGCACGCCCTTCATCAGCCGCCGGATGAACGGGATCAGCGCGAGCAGGACCAGGCCGATCACGATCGCGACCACGCCGATGATGCTGAAGTACGGCGTCTCGTCGTGCACGTCGTAGGACTCCGCGAGCTTGCCCGACATAGCGGTGCCCAGCGAGACCGACAGGAAGTTCAGCGCCACCATCTGCGTCCGGAACGCCTTGGGCGCGAGCTTCGTCGACAGCGACAGCCCGACCGGCGACAGCATCAGCTCCGCGATCGTGAACACCAGGAGGATCCCGGCGAGCGCGATCAGCGGGCTGCCGTTCACGCCGGTGCCGGTCATCGGCAGGAACAGCAGGAACGCGAGACCCATCAGCACCGTGCCCAGCACGAACTTCATCGGCGTCGACGGCTGCTTCGGCCCCAGCTTCGTCCAGATCGCGGCGACGATCGGCGCGAAGATGATGATGAACACCGGGTTGATCGAGTTGACCCACGACACCGGCATGTCCCAGCCGAACAGGTTCCGGTCGAGGCGCTGGTCGCTGTAGACCGAGACGACCGTGGACTGCTGCTGGTACAGCGAGAAGAACGCGGCGCTCGCGATGTACATCGGGATGAACGAGAACACGCGGCTGCGCTCGTCGGACGTGATCTTGCGGCTGGTCAGGATGACCACGAAGTACACCACCGAGATCGCGACGACCACGTAGACGACCACGTCGGCCAGGTTCGACGGCCCGACCACGCCGGACATGATCAGCGCGACGACCGCGACCACGATCACCACGGCGACACCGATCGCCGTCCAGCGCTGCGAAGGCTGCAGGGGGTTCGGGATCTCCGACGCCTTCTCGCCCAGGTTCTTGCGGCCGAGCGTGTACTGGGTCAGGCCGAGCGCCATGCCGATCGCGGCGAGCCCGAAGCCCAGGTGGAAGCCGACCTCCGACTGCGCGAGCCCGGTGAGCAGCGGGCCGATGAAGCCACCCAGGTTGATGCCCATGTAAAAGATCGTGAAGCCGGCGTCGCGGCGCTCGTCGCCCTCGGCGTAGAGGGTGCCGACCACGGCGGTCGCGTTGGCCTTGAGGCCGCCCGAACCGATCGCGACGCACGCGAGGCCCACGCCGATGCCGGTCAGGCCCGGCAGCAGCGCCAGCGCGATGTGGCCGATCATCACCAGCACGGCGCTGTAGAACAGCGTGCGCTCGGAACCGAGCAGGCGGTCGGCCACCCACGCGCCGATCACGGTGGCGAGGTAGACCGTGCCGCCGTACGCGCCGACGACGCCGAGCGCGTCGCCTTGGTCGATGCCGAGCCCACCCTGGTCGGCCTTGTAGTACAGGTAGATGGCGAGGATGCCGAGCATCCCGTAGTAGGAGAACCGCTCCCACATCTCGACGCCGAAGAGGTTCGCCAGCCCTCGTGGGTGCCCGAAGAACCTCGTGTCGTGCTGGGCCTCGGTAGAGGTACTCACAACTGTCTCGTCCTTGTCCTAGACAACGTTGTCGTTTCCGATTCGCATGCTAGAAGGCGAATGGGTGAACAGAAAACCGGACCGGGTGTGGTGAGCGTCATCGAACTCCCGGGCCGGCTCGGACGGGCGCTAAAATGGCGGCAAAAGGTGCGCCGGGAAGCCTGGTCGGCGATGTTTGTGACGATTGCCGCACCTGGAGGACTCCGCCCATGACCGCTTCCCGCCCGGCCCGCGCCGCCGCCGAGTTCGCCCGCTACCTGCGCACTGAGACCACCGGCGGGATCATCCTGCTCGCCGCCACTGCCGTAGCGCTGATCTTGGCCAACTCACCGGCCGATGACGTCTACCGGGCCGTGCGCGACTTCCACGTCGGCCCCGAGTTCCTGCACCTGAACCTGTCGATCGGCGACTGGGCGAAGGACGGGCTGCTCGCCTTGTTCTTCTTCGTCGCCGGGCTGGAGCTCAAGCGCGAGCTCGTGGTGGGTGAGCTCTCGCGCTTCAAGCAGGCAGTGCTGCCGGTGATCGCGGCCGTCGGCGGGATGGTCGTGCCGGCGCTCATCGCACTGGCGGTCGGCTGGGGGACGCCGGGAATCGACCGCGCGTGGGCGATCCCCGTGGCCACGGACATCGCGTTCGCGCTCGGCGTGCTCGCGCTGACGGCATCGAACCTGCCGAGCAGCGCGCGGGTCTTCCTGCTTTCGCTGGCGGTGGTCGACGACCTCGGCGCGATCCTCGTGATCGCGATCGTCTTCACCACGGGCTTCGACCTCGTGGCCGCTGCCGTCGCCGTGGTGGCGCTGGCGCTCTACTGGTTCCTGCAGCACAAACGCGTGCGCACGGCCTGGTTGTACGTGCCGCTCGCGGTGGTCACCTGGGTGGCGGTGCACTCGACGGGCATCCACGCGACCATCGCCGGCGTCGCGCTCGGGCTGCTCACGCGCGTGAAACCCGACGAAGGCGAGGACGAGGCGCCGGCGGTGCGGCTGGAGCACCGGCTCCAGCCGTGGTCGGCGGCTGTCGCGGTGCCCGTGTTCGCGCTGTTCGCCGCGGGGATCTCGGTGAGCGGGCACGCGTTGGGCCAGGTCTTCACCACCGCGTTGCCGCTGGCTGTCCTGTTGGGACTGGTCGTGGGCAAGTTCGTCGGCATCCTCGGCGCGAGCGTGCTGGCGGTGAAGCTGGGCGTCGCGGAAAAACCCACCGGCATGGGCTGGCGTGATCTCTCGGCGCTGGCTGCTCTAGGCGGCGTCGGCTTCACGGTGAGCCTGCTGATCGCAGACCTCGCGCTCGACGAACCGGAGACCGAACTGGCCAAGGCGGCGGTGCTGATCGCGTCGGCCGTCGCGTCGCTGACGGCGG
Protein-coding regions in this window:
- a CDS encoding MFS transporter; translated protein: MTTPTRAGLLRVVGASLIGTTVEWYDFFLYTSAAALVFNKLFFPNADPLTGTLLALLTYAVGFLARPVGGLVFGHFGDRIGRKRLLVVSLVMMGGSTFLMGVLPTYGAVGVLAPILLTLLRLVQGFALGGEWGGAVLLVSEHGDDRRRGFWASWPQTGVPAGNLLATAVLAILASVQSDATFNAWGWRIPFLLSGVLVAIGLWVRLAVAESPVFLAAKAAAGEEEATPIVDVFRGHLRGLVVTFGARLAENVSYYVITAFILVYVTTGLGLPKATGLTAVLVASAMHFVTIPLWGLLSDKIGRKPVYLFGVVGMAAWAFGFFWLLDLRTTGAVIGAATIGLVVHGAMYGPQAAFFAEQFPTRVRYTGLSVGGQLSSIAAGAIAPLVAVALFQAYHSTLPVSVYVAAMCVLSVLALLGARETRGESLEEAPAERRSVTA
- a CDS encoding 3-hydroxybutyrate dehydrogenase, with product MTSGVRHSSQGDLDGRVALVTGGASGIGLACVRALAAAGAKVHIVDLDARGAEAAAAEIGGWAHVGDLTDPAVIDALPAELDVLVNNAGFQHVAALPEFPPEQFARIQALMVTAPFLLIRRSLPAMYARGWGRIVNVSSVHGLRASPFKAAYVTAKHALEGLSKVAALEGAEHGVTSNCVNPGYVRTPLVTGQIDAQAAEHGLDADEVVEQVLLRRAAIKRLIEPADVADLVVWLCGEHAGHVTGASLPLDGGWSAA
- a CDS encoding oxidoreductase, giving the protein MSDPLKPLLELAGVAAAAKAAQDAVFAVHRLPANLRGGAETAAEASVRAARASAGIDGANPELPADGAVADPLLAGALRVAESLEPLLPTWRRAPLQALARLHVLAAADVVEDPDTLGRPLAGGERLELLAQLVTGATSVPGPVLTAVVHGELLALRPFGSADGVVARAAARLSMIATGLDPKALTVPEVAFFRRVPKYVELASGFAAGTTDGVREWLLFCCEAFEAGAREARSISSAAG
- a CDS encoding phosphoribosyltransferase, which produces MAEDGAAREELTWELFGTASRELAEQVAADGFEPDLILSIARGGLFVAGALGYALDVKNLHVMNVEFYTGVDQRLDLPVMLPPVPNVVDLSNKRVLVADDVADTGATLKLVRDFCADHVADVRCAVIYEKPHSTVTSEYVWRRTDRWINFPWSVLPPVVKRAGQVLDA
- a CDS encoding GNAT family N-acetyltransferase → MSDWNDHPTLSGTHVRLEPLGADHAKGLFEVGQDPAIWAWLSIRQFETSADAERFVEAATADPDRRAWAQIDVATGLVAGTTSYYQVAAKHRILSIGHTWISPRWQRTGLNTEAKFLLLRNAFEVLGAQRVAWETDSRNLRSQRAIERLGALREGVLRAHRIRPDGTSRDTVVYSMTEAEWPGARARLLARLA
- the acs gene encoding acetate--CoA ligase, with product MTEQSPALDNLLTESRTFPPSDEFAAQANAKADTYEKADADREQFWAEQAERLSWDTKWTRVLDWTNAPFAKWFVGGKLNVAYNCVDRHVESGHGDQVAIHWVGEPGDTRDITYAQLKDEVSKAANALTSLGVTAGDVVAIQLQMIPEAIFAMLACARLGALHNVVFGGFSPTALRARVDDASAKIVITSDGQYRRGKAAAMKANVDEALEGAETVEKVIVVRRTGSDLAGEVPWTDGRDLWWHELVDGQSAEHTPEAFDSEHPLFILYTSGTTGRPKGILHTSGGYLTQAAYTHHNVFDHKPGEDVYWCTADIGWITGHSYIVYGPLANRVTQVVYEGTPNTPHEGRHWEIVQKYKVSIYYTAPTLIRTFMKWGAEIPAKYDLTSLRVLGSVGEPINPEAWIWYRETIGANKAPIVDTWWQTETGGIMISPLPGVTSTKPGSAQRALPGISAKVVDDQGNEVGKGGGGYLVLDKPWPGMLRGVWGDEERFRETYWSRFAAQGFYFAGDGAKYDADGDIWLLGRVDDVMNVSGHRISTTEVESALVSHPTVAEAAVVGATDPTTGQGIVAFVILRGNAVDGGDEAVQELRNHVAKEIGPIAKPRQIMVVPELPKTRSGKIMRRLLRDVAENRAIGDVTTLADSSVMDLISSGLQSGKEE
- a CDS encoding DUF6319 family protein, giving the protein MTVEALTHDEDTAAEAATTEAAAASAQAADAPEVTEPTETTASPASSSDSDEAAPAAEEAPKPKRGRPKAAASTAKKTRTVELILTVTGTADGEWQAELKNGSKWVAKGLEIPAAAVSRAAKELHADLSGPIDEVINQAREAQAAKVAQLEAELEAAKAALAELDA
- a CDS encoding cupin domain-containing protein codes for the protein MSEWLEVSTVEGRQLTGGTAFVRERERAAHGLVYEIRYPAGVGSPVHSHDHDSVIYVLEGRLSGVVGGVPGEFGPGDTVVHPRGVDHQVHAIVDSRWLEFKAPLPKNSPLA
- a CDS encoding VIT family protein — protein: MTETVDATDSHSHEPHDDLGGKLNWLRAGVLGANDGIVSVAGIVVGVAGATTSRTAILTAGIAGLVAGAFSMAGGEYVSVSTQRDTERALLQLEKQELKAMPEAEERELAEIYEGKGLSRELAAEVARELTRKDAFHAHAEAELGIDPDNLTNPWQAAWASLIAFSVGALLPLLSIAWTAVPERVWACALAVVVGLTLTGFVSARLGNAQVGRAIARNVGVGALTMLVTYFVGVLFGTTIG
- a CDS encoding peptide MFS transporter; amino-acid sequence: MSTSTEAQHDTRFFGHPRGLANLFGVEMWERFSYYGMLGILAIYLYYKADQGGLGIDQGDALGVVGAYGGTVYLATVIGAWVADRLLGSERTLFYSAVLVMIGHIALALLPGLTGIGVGLACVAIGSGGLKANATAVVGTLYAEGDERRDAGFTIFYMGINLGGFIGPLLTGLAQSEVGFHLGFGLAAIGMALGLTQYTLGRKNLGEKASEIPNPLQPSQRWTAIGVAVVIVVAVVALIMSGVVGPSNLADVVVYVVVAISVVYFVVILTSRKITSDERSRVFSFIPMYIASAAFFSLYQQQSTVVSVYSDQRLDRNLFGWDMPVSWVNSINPVFIIIFAPIVAAIWTKLGPKQPSTPMKFVLGTVLMGLAFLLFLPMTGTGVNGSPLIALAGILLVFTIAELMLSPVGLSLSTKLAPKAFRTQMVALNFLSVSLGTAMSGKLAESYDVHDETPYFSIIGVVAIVIGLVLLALIPFIRRLMKGVH
- the nhaA gene encoding Na+/H+ antiporter NhaA, translating into MTASRPARAAAEFARYLRTETTGGIILLAATAVALILANSPADDVYRAVRDFHVGPEFLHLNLSIGDWAKDGLLALFFFVAGLELKRELVVGELSRFKQAVLPVIAAVGGMVVPALIALAVGWGTPGIDRAWAIPVATDIAFALGVLALTASNLPSSARVFLLSLAVVDDLGAILVIAIVFTTGFDLVAAAVAVVALALYWFLQHKRVRTAWLYVPLAVVTWVAVHSTGIHATIAGVALGLLTRVKPDEGEDEAPAVRLEHRLQPWSAAVAVPVFALFAAGISVSGHALGQVFTTALPLAVLLGLVVGKFVGILGASVLAVKLGVAEKPTGMGWRDLSALAALGGVGFTVSLLIADLALDEPETELAKAAVLIASAVASLTAAALLLRRNRAHARAD